In a single window of the Streptomyces sp. NBC_00094 genome:
- a CDS encoding geranyl diphosphate 2-C-methyltransferase translates to MTSTELTTAPGTSAFVPSPASPYQSDIARYWNQEARPVNLRLGDVDGLYHHHYGIGDVDHAALGDTQDSEYEKKLIAELHRLESAQAEVLLDHLGVIGQGDTLVDAGCGRGGSSVMAHQRFGCKVEGVTLSSTQAEFGNRRAQELGIDDHVRARVCNMLDTPFEKGSIAASWNNESSMYVDLDDLFAEHSRFLKVGGRYVTITGCWNPRYGQPSKWVSQINAHFECNIHSRREYLRAMADNRLVPQAVVDLTPETLPYWELRATSSLVTGIEEAFIESYKDGSFQYVLIAADRV, encoded by the coding sequence GTGACCAGCACCGAGCTCACCACCGCCCCCGGCACCTCCGCATTCGTTCCGTCGCCGGCGTCGCCCTACCAGAGCGACATCGCCCGCTACTGGAACCAGGAGGCGAGGCCCGTGAACCTGCGTCTCGGCGACGTCGACGGGCTCTACCACCACCACTACGGCATCGGCGACGTCGACCACGCGGCCCTCGGGGACACCCAGGACAGCGAGTACGAGAAGAAGCTGATCGCCGAACTGCACCGCCTGGAGTCCGCGCAGGCCGAGGTGCTCCTGGACCACCTCGGCGTCATCGGGCAGGGCGACACGCTCGTCGACGCCGGCTGCGGCCGCGGCGGTTCGAGCGTCATGGCCCACCAGCGCTTCGGCTGCAAGGTCGAGGGCGTCACCCTCTCCTCCACGCAGGCCGAGTTCGGCAACCGGCGCGCGCAGGAGCTGGGGATCGACGACCACGTCCGGGCACGGGTCTGCAACATGCTCGACACCCCGTTCGAGAAGGGCAGCATCGCCGCCTCGTGGAACAACGAGTCGAGCATGTACGTCGACCTCGACGACCTCTTCGCCGAGCACTCCCGCTTCCTCAAGGTCGGCGGCCGGTACGTGACCATCACCGGCTGCTGGAACCCGCGGTACGGGCAGCCGTCGAAGTGGGTCTCCCAGATCAACGCGCACTTCGAGTGCAACATCCACTCCCGCCGGGAGTACCTCCGCGCGATGGCCGACAACCGCCTCGTTCCGCAGGCCGTCGTCGACCTGACGCCCGAGACCCTCCCGTACTGGGAGCTGCGGGCGACGTCCTCCCTGGTCACCGGTATCGAGGAGGCGTTCATCGAGTCGTACAAGGACGGCTCGTTCCAGTACGTCCTGATCGCGGCCGACCGCGTCTGA
- a CDS encoding GntR family transcriptional regulator, giving the protein MGHLTQRDLNASRERLRDQVAHALRAALISGELRPGVVYSAPTLAEDFGISATPVREAMLDLAREGLVEPVRNKGFRVTEVDERDLDQYTEIRALIEIPMVGRVTRIAAQEDLEALRPVAEDIVRAAREHDLIGYLEADRLFHLTLLGLAGNERLVETVGELRKRSRLYGLTALDESGNLIPSAEEHLELLDLMLAGDAEGAEQCMTRHLGHVRSLWAKGDRPAGE; this is encoded by the coding sequence ATGGGGCACCTGACCCAGCGCGACCTCAACGCCTCCCGGGAGCGGCTGCGCGACCAGGTCGCCCATGCCCTGCGCGCCGCCCTGATCTCGGGCGAGCTCCGCCCCGGGGTGGTGTACTCGGCGCCGACCCTCGCCGAGGACTTCGGGATCTCCGCCACCCCGGTCCGCGAGGCGATGCTCGACCTGGCCCGCGAAGGCCTCGTCGAGCCCGTCCGCAACAAGGGCTTCCGGGTCACCGAGGTCGACGAGCGCGACCTCGACCAGTACACCGAGATCCGCGCGCTCATCGAGATCCCGATGGTCGGCCGGGTCACCCGCATCGCCGCCCAGGAGGACCTGGAGGCGCTGCGGCCGGTCGCCGAGGACATCGTGCGCGCCGCCCGCGAGCACGACCTGATCGGCTACCTGGAGGCGGACCGGCTGTTCCACCTCACGCTGCTCGGCCTCGCGGGCAACGAACGTCTCGTCGAGACCGTCGGCGAGCTGCGCAAGCGGTCCCGCCTGTACGGGCTCACCGCCCTGGACGAGAGCGGCAACCTCATCCCTTCGGCCGAGGAGCACCTGGAGCTGCTCGATCTGATGCTCGCCGGCGACGCCGAGGGCGCGGAGCAGTGCATGACCCGGCACCTGGGGCACGTCCGCTCCCTGTGGGCCAAGGGCGACCGGCCGGCCGGGGAGTAG
- a CDS encoding family 2B encapsulin nanocompartment shell protein, with product MTVETGPEAQVEPPRQSSLSTAAARNLATTTKSAPQMQEISSRWLLRMLPWVETKGGAYRVNRRLSYTVGDGRVDFVQDGSRVRVIPRELGELALLRGFEDDDVLTALAGRCVQRDFAAGEVLVQRGAAAEQIHLIAHGRINQTSVGKYGDEVAVAVLADGDRFGENALLDADARWDYTATAETSGTLLTLSRADFASVLSSAPTLRTHIEQFSTLPLQRQNRHGEAEIAMSAGHTGEVALPGAFVDYELKPREYELSVAQTVLKVHTRVADLYNGPMNQTEEQLRLTIEALRERQEHELINNREFGLLHNADFKQRIQTHSGPPTPDDLDELLTRRRGTKLFLAHPRTIAAIGREWNAHGLYPDTVELDGHQVPAWRGVPILPCNKIPISKENTSSILAMRLGEDNQGVIGLRQTGLPEEYEPGLSVRFMGISEQAIMSYLVTTYYSAAILVPNALGVLENVQIARRRA from the coding sequence ATGACAGTTGAGACTGGCCCGGAAGCCCAGGTGGAGCCGCCCCGGCAGTCCAGCCTGAGCACCGCGGCTGCCCGCAACCTCGCCACCACGACCAAGTCCGCCCCGCAGATGCAGGAGATCTCCTCCCGCTGGCTGCTCCGGATGCTTCCGTGGGTGGAGACGAAGGGCGGCGCCTACCGGGTGAACCGCCGCCTGAGCTACACCGTCGGCGACGGGCGCGTCGACTTCGTCCAGGACGGCTCCCGCGTCCGGGTGATCCCGCGCGAGCTCGGCGAACTGGCCCTGCTCCGCGGCTTCGAGGACGACGACGTCCTCACCGCGCTCGCCGGCCGGTGCGTCCAGCGCGACTTCGCCGCCGGCGAGGTGCTGGTGCAGCGCGGCGCCGCCGCCGAGCAGATCCACCTCATCGCCCACGGCCGGATCAACCAGACCTCCGTCGGCAAGTACGGCGACGAGGTAGCCGTCGCCGTCCTCGCCGACGGCGACCGGTTCGGCGAGAACGCCCTCCTGGACGCCGACGCCAGGTGGGACTACACCGCCACCGCCGAGACCTCCGGCACCCTGCTCACCCTCTCCCGCGCCGACTTCGCCTCCGTGCTCTCCTCGGCTCCGACCCTCCGGACGCACATCGAGCAGTTCAGCACGCTGCCCCTGCAGCGGCAGAACCGTCACGGCGAGGCCGAGATCGCGATGTCGGCCGGTCACACCGGCGAGGTCGCCCTCCCGGGCGCCTTCGTGGACTACGAGCTCAAGCCGCGCGAGTACGAACTCTCCGTCGCCCAGACCGTCCTCAAGGTCCACACCCGCGTCGCCGACCTCTACAACGGCCCGATGAACCAGACGGAGGAACAGCTCAGGCTCACCATCGAGGCGCTGCGCGAGCGCCAGGAGCACGAGCTGATCAACAACCGGGAGTTCGGCCTCCTCCACAACGCCGACTTCAAGCAGCGGATCCAGACCCACTCGGGCCCGCCCACCCCCGACGACCTCGACGAGCTGCTGACCCGCCGCCGCGGCACCAAGCTCTTCCTCGCCCACCCCCGGACGATCGCCGCGATCGGGCGCGAGTGGAACGCCCACGGGCTCTACCCGGACACGGTCGAGCTCGACGGACACCAGGTCCCGGCCTGGCGCGGGGTGCCGATCCTGCCCTGCAACAAGATCCCCATCAGCAAGGAGAACACCAGCTCGATCCTCGCCATGCGCCTCGGCGAGGACAACCAGGGCGTCATCGGCCTGCGCCAGACGGGCCTGCCCGAGGAGTACGAGCCGGGCCTGTCCGTGCGGTTCATGGGCATCAGCGAGCAGGCGATCATGTCGTACCTGGTCACCACGTACTACTCCGCCGCGATCCTGGTGCCCAACGCGCTCGGCGTACTGGAGAACGTCCAGATCGCCCGCAGGCGCGCCTAG
- a CDS encoding family 2 encapsulin nanocompartment cargo protein terpene cyclase: MPEPGLSPLQSSLPAAAAHFGAHVLAQADSVGVDAVDAVLPSVPAAVPAAVGEPGPDLGRILRGPSGLGTASLSLARREEPPAPEPVESEAPVDALHIPGLYYHPVAEPDPVRVEEVSRRIKDWALDEIRLYPEEWEGQFDGFSVGRYMVACHPDAPTVDHLMIATRLMVAENAVDDYYCEDHGGSPIGLGGRLLLAHTALDPVHTTSEYQPPWAESLHADAPRRAYRSAMEYFVRDSTPSQADRFRHDMARLHLGYLAEAAWAQTDHTPEVWEYLTMRQFNNFRPCPTITDTVGGYELPTDLHAQPAMQRVLALAGNASTIVNDLYSYTKELAAPGRHMNLPVVLADREGLSERDAYLKAVEVHNDLMRDFEAEAADLAAACPVPSVLRFLRGVAVWVDGNHYWHQTNTYRYSLPDFW, translated from the coding sequence ATGCCCGAGCCCGGGCTTTCCCCTCTGCAGTCGAGCCTCCCCGCCGCCGCTGCCCACTTCGGGGCCCACGTCCTCGCCCAGGCCGACTCCGTCGGCGTCGACGCCGTGGACGCGGTCCTCCCCTCCGTCCCCGCCGCCGTTCCCGCCGCGGTGGGGGAGCCGGGGCCCGACCTCGGCCGGATCCTGCGCGGCCCCAGCGGTCTGGGCACGGCGAGTCTGAGCCTGGCCCGGCGCGAGGAACCGCCGGCGCCGGAGCCCGTGGAGAGCGAGGCGCCCGTCGACGCCCTCCACATCCCGGGCCTCTACTACCACCCGGTGGCGGAGCCCGATCCGGTACGGGTGGAGGAGGTCAGCCGCAGGATCAAGGACTGGGCGCTGGACGAGATCCGGCTGTACCCCGAGGAGTGGGAGGGGCAGTTCGACGGCTTCTCCGTCGGCCGGTACATGGTGGCCTGCCACCCGGACGCCCCGACCGTCGACCACCTGATGATCGCGACGCGACTGATGGTCGCGGAGAACGCGGTCGACGACTACTACTGCGAGGACCACGGGGGGTCGCCCATCGGCCTCGGCGGGCGCCTTCTCCTCGCGCACACCGCACTCGACCCGGTGCACACGACGAGCGAGTACCAGCCGCCGTGGGCCGAGTCGCTCCACGCGGACGCCCCGCGGCGCGCGTACCGCTCGGCCATGGAGTACTTCGTCCGGGACTCCACGCCCTCCCAGGCCGACCGCTTCCGGCACGACATGGCCCGGCTGCACCTGGGGTACCTGGCGGAGGCCGCCTGGGCGCAGACGGACCACACCCCCGAGGTGTGGGAGTACCTGACGATGCGGCAGTTCAACAACTTCCGGCCGTGTCCCACCATCACCGACACCGTCGGCGGCTACGAACTGCCGACGGACCTGCACGCCCAGCCGGCCATGCAGCGGGTGCTCGCGCTCGCCGGGAACGCCAGCACGATCGTCAACGACCTCTACTCGTACACGAAGGAACTCGCCGCCCCCGGACGGCACATGAACCTGCCCGTGGTGCTCGCCGACCGGGAGGGCCTCTCCGAGCGGGACGCCTACCTGAAGGCGGTCGAGGTCCACAACGACCTCATGCGCGACTTCGAGGCCGAAGCCGCCGACCTGGCCGCCGCCTGTCCCGTCCCCAGCGTGCTGCGCTTCCTGCGGGGCGTGGCCGTGTGGGTCGACGGCAACCACTACTGGCACCAGACCAACACCTACCGCTACAGCCTGCCCGATTTCTGGTAA
- a CDS encoding alpha/beta fold hydrolase: MNPAYATVDHTFTVPLDHAAPDGPTIEVFAREVADPARAGEELPWLLYLQGGPGGKSPRPSAGSPGWLAHALTTHRVLLLDQRGTGRSTPVTAKSAARFASPESLAGYLAHFRADAIVADAELIRRELCGDTPWETLGQSYGGFITLTYLSQAPQGLRACYVTGGLPGLTATADDVYAHTYPRVRDRVLDFYARYPEDAPRLRKIADLLAADDVRLPDGDRLTPHRLRTLGLALGMGDGFERVHWLLDEALGADGELSDTFLLQVMTATGFTDNPLFAVMQETLYGQGAGRTGWAASRALADFPEFAEDADPLLFTGEMMYPWMFREIKGLRPFADAADLLAERTDWPALYDLDRLAANEVPLAAIVYHDDMYVDAGISLRTARHIGAARAWVTNEWEHDGVASSGGRVLARLMDMAAGRA, translated from the coding sequence ATGAACCCCGCCTACGCCACCGTCGACCACACCTTCACCGTCCCCCTGGACCACGCGGCCCCCGACGGCCCCACCATCGAGGTCTTCGCCCGCGAGGTCGCCGACCCGGCCCGCGCGGGCGAGGAACTGCCCTGGCTGCTCTACCTCCAGGGCGGACCCGGCGGCAAGTCGCCCCGGCCGTCGGCCGGTTCCCCCGGCTGGCTGGCCCACGCGCTCACGACCCACCGCGTCCTCCTCCTCGACCAGCGCGGCACGGGCCGCTCCACCCCGGTCACCGCGAAGTCCGCCGCCCGGTTCGCCTCCCCGGAGAGCCTCGCCGGGTACCTCGCCCACTTCCGGGCCGACGCGATCGTCGCGGACGCGGAACTGATACGCCGCGAACTCTGCGGCGACACCCCCTGGGAGACCCTCGGGCAGAGCTACGGCGGCTTCATCACGCTCACCTATCTCTCCCAGGCCCCCCAGGGCCTCCGGGCCTGCTACGTCACCGGCGGCCTGCCCGGCCTCACCGCCACCGCAGACGACGTGTACGCCCACACCTACCCGCGCGTCCGCGACCGCGTCCTCGACTTCTACGCCCGCTACCCCGAGGACGCCCCCCGTCTGAGGAAGATCGCCGACCTCCTCGCGGCCGACGACGTCCGCCTCCCGGACGGCGACCGGCTCACCCCGCACCGCCTGCGCACGCTCGGCCTCGCGCTCGGCATGGGCGACGGCTTCGAGCGCGTCCACTGGCTCCTCGACGAAGCCCTCGGCGCGGACGGCGAGTTGAGCGACACCTTCCTGCTTCAGGTGATGACCGCGACCGGCTTCACCGACAACCCGCTGTTCGCCGTCATGCAGGAGACCCTGTACGGACAGGGCGCCGGACGGACCGGCTGGGCCGCCTCCCGCGCGCTGGCCGACTTCCCCGAGTTCGCCGAGGACGCGGACCCCCTCCTGTTCACCGGCGAGATGATGTACCCCTGGATGTTCCGGGAGATCAAGGGCCTGCGCCCCTTCGCCGATGCCGCCGACCTCCTCGCCGAGCGCACCGACTGGCCGGCCCTCTACGACCTGGACCGCCTCGCGGCCAACGAGGTACCGCTCGCCGCGATCGTCTACCACGACGACATGTACGTCGACGCGGGCATCTCCCTGCGCACGGCCCGACACATCGGCGCCGCCCGCGCCTGGGTCACCAACGAGTGGGAGCACGACGGCGTCGCCTCCTCGGGCGGCCGCGTCCTCGCCCGCCTGATGGACATGGCCGCCGGCCGCGCGTAG
- a CDS encoding DUF2470 domain-containing protein: MRPFPTRATRPTAVERVRSILSSAHSMTVVTDGQHQEVRHLGGTGPMSRLHLHDPAEEGHFGQSARIPVRLEFTDIAPTPVRERLRARVTLTGLLGARYEQEAPGSTCVEFGQALLEDADGRAYVTLDELHATEVDPIASCEASMLTHLVDSHSELIPLLLRLVRPLPERGMTRALPLALDRYGITLRLEYPQGHRDVRLPFPTPVFDIDQAGVRIHALLFAARRSSHPHGLPA, encoded by the coding sequence ATGCGCCCCTTCCCCACCCGCGCCACGCGCCCCACCGCCGTCGAACGCGTGCGGTCGATCCTGTCCTCGGCCCACTCGATGACCGTCGTCACAGACGGGCAGCACCAAGAAGTGCGGCACCTGGGCGGGACGGGACCGATGAGTCGCCTTCATCTCCACGACCCCGCCGAGGAGGGGCACTTCGGGCAGAGCGCGCGCATCCCCGTACGCCTGGAGTTCACCGACATCGCTCCCACTCCCGTACGGGAACGCCTGAGGGCGCGCGTCACCCTGACCGGACTGCTGGGTGCGCGCTACGAGCAGGAGGCGCCCGGGAGCACGTGCGTGGAGTTCGGCCAGGCACTCCTGGAGGACGCCGACGGCCGCGCGTACGTCACCCTGGATGAACTCCACGCGACCGAGGTCGACCCCATCGCCTCCTGTGAGGCGTCCATGCTGACCCACCTCGTCGACAGCCACAGTGAACTGATCCCCCTGCTGCTGCGCCTCGTCCGCCCGCTGCCCGAACGAGGGATGACCCGCGCCCTTCCCCTCGCCCTGGACCGCTACGGGATCACCCTGCGCCTGGAGTATCCGCAGGGGCACCGGGACGTCCGACTGCCCTTCCCCACCCCGGTGTTCGACATCGACCAGGCGGGCGTCCGGATCCACGCGCTTCTCTTCGCGGCGCGCCGCTCCTCGCACCCCCACGGCCTGCCCGCCTGA